DNA from Liolophura sinensis isolate JHLJ2023 unplaced genomic scaffold, CUHK_Ljap_v2 scaffold_14, whole genome shotgun sequence:
gatatacatttatataactCCTACATATTTCTcctgtgtataaaatataattgtgtaagtgaaatattcttaagtacagcgtaaaacaccaatcaaataaataaataaagtgagaCAAGAATGTCATGGAAATGTCATCTGATGTTCGGAGAGTATAATATGATTagccataataataataataataataataaaatattatgccACACTCCAGCGACGTCATACCAGAGGGAGGAAGTCTGCACTAATACCATAAAGAAAAACCAAGGGATTTCTCCAAGGATTGAGCCCATGCTGTCTGCGTCTACAATACAGCTCCCATTTCTACAGACTCACCTGTTAAGTTGtcattttaaaggagaagaaaactttaaacaatgacactataggctgaaaagggcacattttttctatctggtgctgcctgctgcataattttgcaatttttcatcacCTTACACAAGTCggaatacggcaaagctggcataaatcgctgagttcatcggGTCCATCTTTAAAACCCTGATGTGTGTTTCCTCTTAGCCAATGACAGTTgctaaaactgccggcttgttagTGTAAAGTCGGagcctacgtccaacattccggtttcccgatcgtcaagcggaaaacgaactgcacTATTCGctgccttctgggaagaagaattctaccggaaatgtacgaactgcacttcggcggtttccgacagcagtTTTCCCCTTAACACAGTCAACCACTCTATCTAttctgatgattacaggtatatgcgcagtcaaccactctatctattttgatgattacaggtatatgcgcagtcaaccaGTCTGTCTATTCTGATGATTACAGAtatatgcgcagtcaaccaGTCTATCTAttctgatgattacaggtatatgcgcagtcaaccactctatctattttgatgattacaggtatatgcacaGTCAACCAGTCTATCTAttctgatgattacaggtatatgcgcagtcaaccaGTATATCTAttctgatgattacaggtatatgcgcagtcaaccactctatctattttgatgattacaggtatatgcgcagtcaaccactctatctattctgatgattacaggtatatgcgcagtcaaccactctatctattttgatgattacaggtatatgcacaGTCAACCAGTCTATCTAttctgatgattacaggtatatgcgcagtcaaccactctatccattttgatgattacaggtatatgcgcagtcaaccactcTGTCTAttctgatgattacaggtatatgcgcagtcaaccactctatctattttgatgattacaggtatatgcacaGTCAACCAGTCTATCTAttttgatgattacaggtatatgcgcagtTAACCACTCTATCCAttctgatgattacaggtatatgcgcagtcaaccactcTATCCATTCTGATGATTACAGCACGTGATAGCTCAAACACGTGAATTCCTTTGTCAGCGGCAAATTGTTAAGATTTTGATCTCCAATGTAACATTTTTAACCGGTCAGCCAAAGATATTAATGCCAGGCTTAGTTTAATAACATAATTAAACACCATACACTTTCAGTATGACTGAGCCTAACGTTAATTGTATCTGGGATATATTGCAGCTCTGAAAGCCATGGCCGACCAAGGCTCATCGGCGGGTAAAATAGCAGGCGGCATTGTCGGGGCCCTTCTCCTagtggctgttgttgttgtcgtcgtCATCCTATACAGGTAGTCGCTTATCATGGTATAGATTATTTCACGGTTACAGTTCACAGAGTCTAAAAAATCTATGTCCGTCATACCGAAAAACGATGAGCACTTGAGGGAACAAATTCACGTGACAGCTTCAAGCACCCGTCATTGTAAGGAGGGTCAGTTCCTTCAGAAACTGCCCTAGTTTCCTACaaactctgtctggtttctttctgactctgtctggtttcctgcGGGGTGTACCAGGTTTCCTCCGACTATAATTTAGACAAGCGCAGTACAGGTTTAAATGTCCAAGGGTTTGGACGAAAAAATTAAACTAACGAGCGGCTTGCTTAGAAACAGTTTGTTTCTACTACCCTTAAAACGCCTTCAGCGTTGTGTATATTTCAATGTCTGGAAACTAATGCTGCGCACAGCATTAATAGCTTCATTAAACACAAAGAGATCTGCGGAACGGTGGACAGGTTATAGAATATGTAAAGCGGTCACAACTTTGATCAATCTTTAGGTTGCGGCTATACCAGGAAGGTTTAAGTCGAACCAAAATTATACATCGTGCTTCTGTCCAGATAACACCGATtttccaacttctgttttttatggcttttaatgtttatttatttcttttgcacCTTTTACTATTTACGACACTCCTGAAAGGAGGCGCAGCTCGTCAGCCAGCAGTGACAGGCCGTTAGGTTTGTCCAGGAACCAGGCAGATAGACCGGAAAACCACGCTATTGGCATGGAAAACAGAGGTACAGTTCATAATACAACAGCTCTTGTCCACATCTGTACATGGCCGGTGCAAATGGATCAATTCCAATCCGAGCATCATTTgttatcaaatattttaaacaaaccCACGTCTTTCTCATCTTTGGAAATTTGTTAgatgtattgtttgtatatattGATTGTTTATACGCTGTATAGTTGAAGATTTCCCACTTTATGCATGTGAACAATCCGAGCCTGACCTTTGACCCTTCCATTGTCAGGGCTCCATGCAGATAATGTACCAGTTCAGATGAATGAAGCAGATGAGGCTCTACCCTATGAGAATCTATTCACAACTGTCGTGTCTGCGGACGAGTTTTGGGAATATTATCACAGGAAAAAAGCCTCTGATGGATTCAGCGCCGAATACGCTGTAAGCTGGGGAGGTGGGGATATagctgttttacatgttttaggGAAGAGGGCGGTGGTTGGGTGGTTAACGACACATAAGGACATGTGTTGTGCTCTCACTGTCTGTTGGGCTTTGTCAATAATAAGCAATCAACAGAGCTGACGGGCCCAATTTGCTTACCCGCGTTTGTTGAAGTTGGGCATATTACAACGTCAGAAGTGGGAAAGCTTTTCTTGCTTTTCTTGCTTTTCGGTGGTTTCCCCCACCAACTCCgatttcttccatccataaaactaaccGCATTCATATACGTGAGGCATTATTGTGTGTACAGCTAAACACGTTAAAAACACCTCCATCAACTACTGTACTGATGTAAACGTAGCACAAGAGAACGTGAGCGTGGCAAGGCAAATCCAAGGACGGTAATCTTCACTGCCCTCTAATATGTTTCCTGCACCAGTAAACCTGCACCTGTAAACCCCCACCAGTAAACGTGCACCAGTAAACATGCACCAGTAAACCCCCACCAGTAAACCCCCACCAGTGAACCCCCACCAGTAAACCCGCACCAGTAAACTCGCATCAGTAGACCCCACCAGTAAACCTGCACCAGTAAACCTGCACCAGCAAACCCCACCAGTAAACCTGCACCAGTAAACCCGCACCAGTAAATCTGCAAAGGTAAACCTGGCACCAGTAAACCTGCAAAAGTAAACCCGCACCAGTAAACCCTCAGCAATAAACCTGCACTAGTAGACTCCACCAGTA
Protein-coding regions in this window:
- the LOC135481277 gene encoding receptor-type tyrosine-protein phosphatase kappa-like, with translation MADQGSSAGKIAGGIVGALLLVAVVVVVVILYRRRSSSASSDRPLGLSRNQADRPENHAIGMENRGLHADNVPVQMNEADEALPYENLFTTVVSADEFWEYYHRKKASDGFSAEYAKFPAGLQAKHDVADLPCNKIKSRYKNLVACEHFLFCRS